The genomic stretch GTTTCGTCTATAATATCGGTATCTTCATACGTAATTACGGTACGTTTTGTTCCTGTTGGATCATCTATCGGTATTTCATTGCTAACTATGGAGGTATTAATGACAAGAATATCAAATGTGCTCGCATTAAATTTAAAATCTGGATAATTATCTTTAGTAATTTTTAAAAATTTATTGATTGGATACCGTTCTATAGTCTCTATATTTTCAGTCATTAGATTTTCTTTAGATTCAAAAATTAAGTTTAAAACTAAAAATCCTATTTCAGATCCAGGTTCTGAGAAACTAAAATTACTTAAATTGAATTTTTTAAATTTCACATTTGGAATTTCTAACCAAGTGGTCGTATAAATATGCAATATATTAGCTTCTTCTCCTTTGTTTCGAGCAATATTAGTATCAAAATGTATAATATGGGAGTTTAGTGTTGTTAGTGTTTCAAGTCTTTCTTGTGTTTTTGTTTTTTCCATGATTACTTTTTTAGGTAGTTATGTATGTTCTTAAATTATGAAATTTACTTCTATGTATATATGTAAATACTGTTTTATTTATATAATTAAAATTACAGGACAATCCGAAGATTGCCCCGTAACACACTAAACTGACCTATAAACATGGTTCTATATGTGTGATTAGTTCTGCATTGTCACCTGTTGGAATAAATTTCCCTGTTTCAGAATCATATGCAACAGAAATAGTATCAACTCCGCCACCAAATTTTAATGCGGTCATTGGAGAAGTTACATTTGTAACTACCGTATTACTGACTACATTACTTTCCAACCATATATAAACTGTTGTATAAGGCGTCATTACTGCTGTATGCGCTAGTAATGTTGGAACCGCCGAAATTGCGTTTCCTGCAATGTCCGTTCCATTAACATTTGCATCTTGAAATAAACCAACAGTCATATAATCCTTGTTAGAGTATTTATTTTCTAATGCATATGAATTTGGTTTTCCGCCACTTGCTGGTCCAGATGTAGAACCATCAGGCTCTAGTGTATATAATTTATTTTGTATGGCTCCAACTGGTACACTCGATAATTGACTCAGTCTTGCACCATTTACAACATCACTGGTAGATGCATAAATTCCGTATTCTTCTTTCCATGTGATGGTATTTCCTTGTAAAGGTTTATATACTTGCCAAGCTACGTTTGGATTTCCTCCACCAGTTGGTTTTGCTACGATTACGTTAATTCCTGCAATGTATATGTTTCGCAACTGCTCATTTGTAAAAGCAGTTTTTAAATTGAATGTTGACATAATTCTATTTTTTAAAATTTCTCCTACTCTATTTGATGGCTTTTCGGATTACACCATAAGTACCAATTGATTTTTAGTTACACTGACAGTTTTCTTCCTGTGCCGCTAACATTAATAAAGCTAAATCTCCAGATGATAATTCATCCATACTTTTAGCTGCTAAACCTGGCATTGGTAATTTGATATCAAAGCTCTTTTCTACACATTTTTTACCAACAAATGGTAAGTCAATGCAACCTTGTAATTTCAAGTTAAAACTGATTGTTTGATCGGTTACTTTAAAGTTTCTAATAGAAATTTTGATCGATACTCTTGGTATTGGATTAAATTCAAAATCTACATCTGCATTGAATGAAAATGTTTTTGAAAAGTTTCCGAAAGGAGTTTCAGCAGTTATTCTTATTTGTACTGATCCATCGCCATCGGCAGTTAATTCAGCACAAACTCTAAATCCTAATACGCTAGGTGTGCATTTTCTAACAGATTGCACATCGAATCCTTCGTATACTTCGTTACTTTTTACTGTAGTAATTGTTGACATAATTTTATTATTTAAAAGTTTTCGTTCTTACTCTGTAAAGGCTTTTCAGATTCCGCCTGTTAATGATCATTATTTTGTACACTCCAAAACTATGACAACGCTACATGCTAGAAAACACCCGTATATGTGATTTTCAACTCACCTATTTATGTGAGATTCGTTATTACTATTAAGAATACTTCATGAAAAAAAACTTCAATCTCTTATTATTGTTGAGATGAAAGCATTTATGATGAAAATTCAAGGAAAAGAAATAGTTCGAACCATTTTTCCTATTTGTGAAGATTTTTTACTTATTTATCAATGAAATTATATTTTTTCGGATGTAATATATTTGTGTAATTCCTTATTATTTTTCATTTTTAGCACATGAAAGGAATTGACAAGTCCGTACGATTAGCAAATTTTTTGATTGACATCACAATCATTTTAATTATTTCTGTCATTTTAATGATTGCTTCAGCATTGTTTGGTAGCTCAGAAAGGTCTTTTTTATACTTGATCCTATTTTTCTATTATTTGATTTTAGAAGCTACAACTGGACAAACAATTGGGAAAATGCTGACAAATACAAAAGTTGTACATACAGATGGTTCGAAAGCTAGTTTTATAAGAATTTGTATGCGTTCGCTATTGCGAATATTCCCGTTGGATATGTTTACATATCTTTTTGGAAAGGAATATGGATTGCACGATTTGCTTTCTGGAACAACGTTGATGAAGAAAGAAAATGATTTGTAGTATTGTGAAGGTTTATTGTGAATAACACCATTTTTCTTTTAGAAATTAGTTTTATTCTATTGAAAATTAAATAGTTAAAAACCTCATGCTATTAAAAATAATAGATACCTTTTATGAATAAAATTACCCTGTTTTCATAAACCGTAAATAGATTCTCTATGTAATTCACGTTAGTTTCAGTAAATTTATACCATCATTTTAAATTCATCTTTTTACAATAGCTTATGAAACAAAAAAACATTCTTCTTTTTATTCTTAGCATTACAATACAATATGTAGTCATAGGTCAAAACATCACAGATGGTCTTCAAGCGCATTATAAATTTGATACTAATTTAGTAGATGATACACTGAATAATCATGATTTGAATACAACTGACGGAAGCGTTTCATATAATTTAGTAGCTACAAATGATTCGGCGATTTCTTTTGATGGTGCTTCTCAGGTTTCTTCGATATCAAATTTTAATAATTCGTCATTTACTGCAACAGCAGTTTCATTATGGATAAAATCAAGTACAGTTACTGCTGATTTGCAAATTTGCTTGCAAGGCGCTCACATGGGATTTGGAGCTTATATACAAGCTTATTCAGGAAAATTTATTGGTTTTTTTGACAGTTCTTCAACTGGTTCTTATGAAAGTACAAATGTGATTACCGACGGAATGTGGCATCATATTGTAATTCAAAATGACGGAACTACCACATTTATGTATGTTGATGGTGTTTTAGACGGAAGCACTTCTGAAAATTTAGTAGTCGGAAACGGAGCTGCTAACAATAAATTATATTTAGGAAAGAGCAATCTTGGAGTTCAAAATTTTGCAGGATCTTTGAATGATGTCCGAATTTATAATAGAATGTTAACGCTGTGCGATATTGAAATATTATATGATAATTATACTTCACCTGTTGCGTCTTTCTTATTTGAGAATAATCTACTAGATGATGTCAATACTAATGATTTACAATCCACTGCTGCTCTGCCTTATGAATCTTTTGGTGTAAATGATACTGCTATTATATTTGATGGAACTTCTCAAGTTTCTTCGATATCAAATTTTGATAATTCATCTTTTACGCAATGTGCAATTTCGCTTTGGGTAAAATCGAATACAATTACTGCTGATTTGCAAATTTGCTTGCAAGGCGCTCACATGGGATTTGGAGCTTATATACAAGCCAATTCAGGAAAATTTATTGGTTTTTTTGACAGTTCTTCAACTGGTTCTTATGAAAGTACAAATGTGATTACCGACGGAATGTGGCATCATATTGTAATTCAAAATGACGGAACTACTACATTTATGTATGTTGATGGTGTTCTGGACGGAAGCATTTCTGAAAATTTAGTCATCGGAAACGGAACTGCTAACAATAAGTTATACTTAGGAAAGAGCAATCTTGGAGTTCAAAATTTTACAGGATCATTGAATAATATCAACATTTACAATAGAGTTTTAAATCTTTGTGAAATAAAAGAAATTGGTCAAACAAGAATCCTTGGAATTACGGAACATGTTGATTCAAAAACTATCAATTATGCTATCTATCCAAATCCAACTACTGGTAATTTTTGGATTGATTTAAAAGATAATTATGAAGAAATAAAAGTTCAGATTTTTGATACAAATGGTAGGTTGATTTCAAAAAAACGTTTTTCACAAATGCAACTATTACCATTAGAAATTAATGCTGCTAAAGGAATCTATATTGTGAAAGTTTTATACGGAACTAACAATTATTTTGTTTCTAAAGTCATTAAGCAATAGTATAAAAAGAGGTTGTCTAAAAAGTTGAATTTTCGTCAAACCGAACTTGATTCGGTTTTCCATAATCATTAATAATCAATATAATGAGATTCTGAATAGATACTGAATCAAGTTCAGCACATGGTTCAGAATGACGCTTTCTAAGACTCTTCAGAATTACATATAAATACTGAGATTTACTGCTTTATAATTTTTTCTGTTTGAATTCCTTTATCAGTTTGAATTTTTAAAAAGTAAATTCCTTTTGAAAGATTATTTAGATCAATTTCTGCTTGAGAAACTGGAACTTCTTGTACAATTGTTTTTAATAGTTTTCCTTGTAAATCATATATAGAAATGGATTTTACATGCTGCATTTCTTTTATAAAAAGTGTACTTTTTGTAGGATTTGGATAGATAACTATTTTGTTAATTCGATTTTCTTCAACATTTAAAATTCGCAAGTTTTCATAGAGTATCAAAGCATCTTCTTCAAATGATGCAGCTAAAATATCCATATCGCCATCTCCATCAATATCATCTGCATATATAGTTGACACATCATTTATGGTATTTGTTATAACTTGTTGCGCTCCAAATGTTCCTTGTCCATCTGTATTTTCATACCAAGCAATTGTAGTATCTGAAATAGAAGCTGAAATTACATCTAAATCATTATCTCCGTCTATGTCCGCTGTAAAAACGGAAATTGGACCGTCCGCAGCTGCTGAAACAATTTGCCGTGCTCCAAATGTTCCGAGTCCATCTGTATTTTTATACATAACTACTTGGTCACCATTTCCTGTGGTTGCAAATACATCCAAATCCATATCTCCATCAATATCAGCTACATGAAGTCCTATAAAATCTTCCATTGGTGTTACATCAATTGATATTCGAGCTCCAAAATTACCAAGCCCATCCAAGTTTTTATACCAACCTAATTGTAAAGCATCACCGTTAATACTTAGAATATCCATATCGGTATCGCCATCTAAATCTGCTACCAAAAGTTCCAATGGAAAATACGTATCAGAATGTGCCTGAATGATTGTTCCTGTAGTTGGATCTATTGTTCCAGTTCCATCTACATTTTTATACCAAGTAATTTCTCGTTCACCATCACGCAAAGAAACAATTACAATGTCCATATCAGTATCGTTGTCAAAATCTGCTGCACCAATAGAGTATGTTTCAAGAAAAGCGTCGTTACTAATAATTTGTGAATTGAAGTTTCCTGTACCATCATTTCTGATGACATTCAAAAAATTAATAAAGATATACGTACTTATAATATCGACATATGTATCATTGTTAAAATCTGCTAATACAAAATCGCTAGGACCATTATTAGAGAAAGAAATCGGCGTATAGTTTCCTAAGCCATCTGTGTTTTCAAGAATAGTCATCTTTGAGTTACTAACACCCGAATTTTCATGAATACAAATAATATCTTTGTCTCCATCATTATCAATGTCAGTAGTTTTAACTCTTGGCGTATCTGTCAAAGAAAAACCGCCGCTCACAGTTAGCAAAATTCGTTCTTGAAAATTGATTTGACCATAAGAGAATTGACAAAGAATAAAAGATATTGCTATGAAAATGTAACTTTTGTGCATCGCTTATTTTTTTTCACAATTTATTAAAATTAACTAAAATTATAATTAAACTGTATGTTAAAATGTAACGTCATACACGATTATTTTAAACCATCTTCCCTTCTTTTATAAATTCGCGCTGAATAGCGTTGATTAAGATTTCATTGGTCAATTCCGTTCCGCCATCTGCCAATACTTGTAAACATGCGTATTGCACTATATTTACAATGTTTGCGCCTGTAACTTCATAATCGTCTGCAATAGTTGCCAAATCGAGTTCGTCAGATACAAATGCTTCTGGAATGTATTTTTCCCAAAGTTTGAGACGCTCTGGAATGCCTGGACTTTCAAATTGTATGATAGATTGAAATCTTCGTGTGAATGCTTTGTCAATATTACTGCGATAATTTGATGCGAGAATGACTAAACCATCATGCAATTCAATTCGTTGTAGTAAGAATGATACTTCTTGATTGGCATATTTGTCATGCGCATCGCGAACGCCCGTACGTTTTCCGAAAATAGCATCTGCTTCATCAAAGAAAAGAATCCAATTTTTGTTTTTGGCTTTGTTGAAGAGTTGCGACAAGTTTTTCTCCGTTTCTCCAATGTATTTAGAAATCACTAACGACAAATCTATTCGGTACACTTCTTTTCCAGTGTGTTTTCCCATCAAGCTAGCAGTCAGTGTTTTTCCAACGCCTGGCGAGCCAAAGAACATTACTTTGTAACCTGGCTTGATTTTGTCTTTCATTTCAAACTCGTTCAGTAATGTATCATTATGATCCATCCAAACGATGACATTGTTGACTTCGTTGAGTGTTTTTTCTTGTAATACCAAATCGTCCCATTCCATTTTCGTTTCAAGCAGTTCTGCAGGAAAATCTTGACTGAGTTTTGGTTTTGATATGGAACCATATACAAATAAT from Kordia antarctica encodes the following:
- a CDS encoding RDD family protein; this encodes MKGIDKSVRLANFLIDITIILIISVILMIASALFGSSERSFLYLILFFYYLILEATTGQTIGKMLTNTKVVHTDGSKASFIRICMRSLLRIFPLDMFTYLFGKEYGLHDLLSGTTLMKKENDL
- a CDS encoding LamG-like jellyroll fold domain-containing protein, with product MKQKNILLFILSITIQYVVIGQNITDGLQAHYKFDTNLVDDTLNNHDLNTTDGSVSYNLVATNDSAISFDGASQVSSISNFNNSSFTATAVSLWIKSSTVTADLQICLQGAHMGFGAYIQAYSGKFIGFFDSSSTGSYESTNVITDGMWHHIVIQNDGTTTFMYVDGVLDGSTSENLVVGNGAANNKLYLGKSNLGVQNFAGSLNDVRIYNRMLTLCDIEILYDNYTSPVASFLFENNLLDDVNTNDLQSTAALPYESFGVNDTAIIFDGTSQVSSISNFDNSSFTQCAISLWVKSNTITADLQICLQGAHMGFGAYIQANSGKFIGFFDSSSTGSYESTNVITDGMWHHIVIQNDGTTTFMYVDGVLDGSISENLVIGNGTANNKLYLGKSNLGVQNFTGSLNNINIYNRVLNLCEIKEIGQTRILGITEHVDSKTINYAIYPNPTTGNFWIDLKDNYEEIKVQIFDTNGRLISKKRFSQMQLLPLEINAAKGIYIVKVLYGTNNYFVSKVIKQ
- a CDS encoding T9SS type A sorting domain-containing protein, which encodes MHKSYIFIAISFILCQFSYGQINFQERILLTVSGGFSLTDTPRVKTTDIDNDGDKDIICIHENSGVSNSKMTILENTDGLGNYTPISFSNNGPSDFVLADFNNDTYVDIISTYIFINFLNVIRNDGTGNFNSQIISNDAFLETYSIGAADFDNDTDMDIVIVSLRDGEREITWYKNVDGTGTIDPTTGTIIQAHSDTYFPLELLVADLDGDTDMDILSINGDALQLGWYKNLDGLGNFGARISIDVTPMEDFIGLHVADIDGDMDLDVFATTGNGDQVVMYKNTDGLGTFGARQIVSAAADGPISVFTADIDGDNDLDVISASISDTTIAWYENTDGQGTFGAQQVITNTINDVSTIYADDIDGDGDMDILAASFEEDALILYENLRILNVEENRINKIVIYPNPTKSTLFIKEMQHVKSISIYDLQGKLLKTIVQEVPVSQAEIDLNNLSKGIYFLKIQTDKGIQTEKIIKQ
- a CDS encoding ATP-binding protein; translated protein: MTVEIIDYIKEAVKFRLIKASESDEEINFPVFDFAKDDTEFSKFVTQNNFQIFEILILLLSILPHVAPGFLTSILSEYFPDGSEFPEFGGVKGTHYRGIIPTGETALFIVAGDNFLARNHIVKAFDESHTFYQKSILTLGNTPLGEPKISGTLLLDPEYIELFVYGSISKPKLSQDFPAELLETKMEWDDLVLQEKTLNEVNNVIVWMDHNDTLLNEFEMKDKIKPGYKVMFFGSPGVGKTLTASLMGKHTGKEVYRIDLSLVISKYIGETEKNLSQLFNKAKNKNWILFFDEADAIFGKRTGVRDAHDKYANQEVSFLLQRIELHDGLVILASNYRSNIDKAFTRRFQSIIQFESPGIPERLKLWEKYIPEAFVSDELDLATIADDYEVTGANIVNIVQYACLQVLADGGTELTNEILINAIQREFIKEGKMV